A single Methylobacterium sp. 17Sr1-1 DNA region contains:
- a CDS encoding response regulator transcription factor, whose protein sequence is MTDIRILVIDDEPPIRRLLRVGLGSQGYAVAEAQNGRTALELLEREAFALAILDLGLPDIKGHELLARIRAAKPDLPVIVLSSRDDEAGKVEALDLGADDYVTKPFGMNELLARMRTALRHQLAVGGERPVFRVGDLSVDLVRRIVRVGEREVKLSPKEYDVLRLLVHHAGKVLTHAHLLREVWGSAADPQYLRVYVRQLRQKLEPEPERPRYILTETGVGYRMRAPE, encoded by the coding sequence GTGACCGACATCCGCATCCTGGTGATCGACGACGAGCCGCCGATCCGCCGGCTCCTGCGCGTGGGCCTCGGCAGCCAGGGCTACGCCGTGGCGGAGGCGCAAAACGGCCGTACCGCCCTGGAGCTTCTCGAGCGGGAGGCCTTCGCCCTGGCGATCCTCGATCTCGGCCTGCCCGACATCAAGGGCCACGAGCTCCTGGCCCGGATCCGCGCGGCGAAGCCCGACCTGCCGGTGATCGTGCTGTCGAGCCGCGACGACGAGGCCGGCAAGGTCGAGGCGCTCGACCTCGGGGCGGACGACTACGTCACCAAGCCCTTCGGCATGAACGAGCTGCTCGCCCGGATGCGCACGGCGCTCCGCCACCAGCTCGCGGTGGGCGGCGAGCGCCCGGTCTTCCGGGTCGGCGATCTCTCGGTCGACCTGGTGCGCCGCATCGTCCGGGTGGGCGAGCGCGAGGTGAAGCTGTCGCCGAAGGAATACGACGTGCTGCGCCTGCTCGTGCACCATGCCGGCAAGGTGCTCACCCACGCGCACCTGCTGCGCGAGGTCTGGGGGAGTGCGGCCGACCCGCAATATCTCCGGGTCTACGTGCGCCAGCTGCGCCAGAAGCTCGAACCCGAGCCCGAGCGCCCGCGCTACATCCTGACCGAGACCGGGGTCGGCTACCGGATGCGGGCGCCGGAGTGA